From Laspinema palackyanum D2c, the proteins below share one genomic window:
- a CDS encoding class I SAM-dependent methyltransferase, with product MYSNPVIDSSTPENQPLTDPPTLQPGPLAQLQHRFQGRGQIVMPCIPALLEHYLNSIAQLLNALGQNLDHDGVTHLSQSLWRKLQEGFETSPHAKIVLTYEPQPYDSSQLKFQVSLLTPSLAEEYQKWVKTKEPPLFGAYPDAKATAIAAQFDNPANAPIVDIGAGTGRNSIPLAQRGHPVDAVELAPVFIQDLQATAHHQNLPLRVIPGNILDRPLKLPPAYYQLAIVSEVLSHFRDPSELRLLLAKLSDAVLPGGFILFNLFLPLQDYQPDRLVVELSQSSWCTLFTRDELTTAMENLPLQLLSDESAFEYERDHLPASAWPPTSWYPTWSQGRNMFHLPNAFPPLELRWILCRRL from the coding sequence ATGTATTCCAACCCCGTAATAGATTCTTCCACCCCTGAAAACCAACCATTAACCGACCCACCCACCCTGCAACCGGGACCCCTTGCCCAACTCCAGCATCGATTTCAAGGGCGCGGTCAAATCGTCATGCCTTGTATCCCCGCCCTCTTGGAACATTACCTCAACTCCATTGCCCAACTGTTGAACGCCCTCGGGCAAAACCTGGACCATGACGGGGTGACTCACCTCTCCCAAAGTCTGTGGCGTAAACTTCAAGAGGGATTTGAAACCTCCCCTCATGCCAAAATCGTCCTCACCTACGAACCCCAACCATACGACAGTTCCCAGTTAAAATTCCAAGTCTCATTGTTGACCCCTTCCCTAGCGGAAGAATATCAAAAATGGGTCAAAACCAAAGAACCGCCACTGTTTGGGGCCTATCCTGATGCCAAGGCGACTGCCATTGCCGCCCAATTTGACAATCCCGCTAATGCCCCCATCGTAGACATCGGTGCCGGGACGGGTCGCAATAGCATTCCCCTAGCCCAACGGGGTCATCCTGTGGATGCCGTAGAACTCGCCCCCGTCTTTATCCAGGACCTACAGGCAACCGCCCATCACCAAAACTTACCCCTGCGAGTCATCCCGGGGAACATCCTCGATCGCCCCCTGAAACTGCCCCCCGCCTATTACCAACTGGCGATCGTCTCCGAAGTCCTCTCCCATTTTCGCGACCCCTCCGAACTGCGACTCCTACTCGCCAAACTCAGTGATGCCGTACTTCCCGGGGGATTCATCTTATTCAACCTCTTCCTCCCCCTCCAAGACTACCAACCCGATCGCCTCGTCGTAGAACTCTCCCAATCCTCCTGGTGTACCCTCTTTACCCGGGACGAACTGACCACCGCAATGGAAAACCTCCCCCTGCAACTCTTATCCGACGAATCCGCGTTTGAATACGAACGGGACCATCTCCCCGCCTCCGCATGGCCCCCCACCAGTTGGTATCCCACCTGGTCCCAAGGCCGAAATATGTTCCATCTCCCCAACGCCTTTCCCCCCCTAGAATTGCGTTGGATTCTCTGCCGCCGTTTGTAA
- a CDS encoding class I SAM-dependent methyltransferase, with translation MFPTKTPSSPVTREPLPHPPIHEKHFQHLQSQFQARGEILFPCVPELLQLYLQQITALLSSFNSVIEPSTLAKLPKELEKQLISGFATSPHSKLILAYEPSPQGVTLQLKPFISSVADQYQDWVKQREPPLFGTHPDAKVMAIAAQFTDPADSPILDIGAGTGRNTLPLAQQGYPVDAVELTPAFVEQIQEAAQKQKLPVRGILGDILDRQVKLQPAYYQGVILCEVIASHFGSVDPLRQLLARICDTLRPGGLLLFSLFLAVDDYEPDNLTRELSQVTWSCIFTRSELAAAMERLPLTVLSDESVVEYEREHLPTAAWPPTGWFIKWCQGENLFPLNNQGKPPMELRWILCQRR, from the coding sequence ATGTTCCCTACCAAAACCCCATCTTCTCCCGTTACCCGCGAACCCCTACCCCACCCCCCCATTCACGAGAAACACTTCCAACACCTGCAAAGCCAGTTTCAAGCCCGAGGCGAAATCCTGTTCCCCTGTGTTCCTGAGTTGTTGCAACTGTATCTGCAACAGATCACCGCCTTGTTGAGCAGTTTCAACAGCGTCATCGAACCCTCCACCCTCGCCAAACTGCCGAAAGAACTGGAAAAACAGTTAATCTCTGGATTTGCCACCTCTCCCCATTCCAAATTAATTCTCGCCTATGAACCGAGCCCCCAGGGGGTGACCCTGCAACTCAAACCGTTTATTTCCTCCGTCGCCGATCAGTACCAGGATTGGGTAAAACAACGCGAACCCCCCTTATTTGGCACCCATCCCGATGCCAAAGTCATGGCAATAGCGGCCCAATTTACCGATCCAGCCGATTCCCCGATCTTAGATATCGGGGCTGGAACAGGTCGAAATACCCTACCCTTAGCCCAACAAGGTTATCCTGTGGATGCCGTGGAGTTAACCCCGGCCTTTGTCGAACAAATCCAAGAGGCGGCCCAAAAACAGAAATTGCCGGTCCGAGGGATTCTCGGGGATATCCTCGATCGCCAAGTCAAGCTACAACCCGCCTATTATCAAGGGGTGATACTCTGTGAAGTGATTGCCTCCCATTTTGGGTCCGTCGATCCCCTCCGCCAGTTGTTAGCCCGAATTTGCGATACCTTACGTCCGGGGGGTTTATTATTATTTAGTCTGTTCTTAGCCGTGGATGACTATGAACCGGACAACCTCACCCGAGAACTATCCCAGGTCACCTGGTCCTGTATTTTTACCCGGTCAGAACTCGCCGCAGCGATGGAGAGATTGCCCCTAACGGTCTTATCCGATGAGTCCGTTGTAGAGTACGAACGGGAACATCTCCCGACTGCCGCATGGCCCCCAACCGGATGGTTTATCAAATGGTGTCAGGGTGAAAATTTATTTCCCTTAAACAACCAAGGGAAACCCCCGATGGAGTTGCGGTGGATTTTATGTCAACGGCGGTAA